The nucleotide window ATCAATATTGTTTAGCAAAAGTTTTTTTGCAGATTCATCATCCAGATATTGACTGCAATAGACCAAACCGTTGCCAACCCGATGCTGTAAGGGAATACGCCACTGCCAACCAGCGGTGCGCGCAATTGATCGGGTGTAAGGAACAGGAGCCGATGTCGATTCGGTTTGTACAGCGATGGCACTATCGCATGGCAACCAATGCGACCAATCCTCGTAACCGGTATGCAGGGCTTGCTCCATTAACAGCGCACGAAAGCCGGTACAGTCGATAAAAAAATCGGCCTCCAGGCGCGCGCCTGATTCGAGCGTAATTGCCTCAATAAACCCATTGGATTCAGCGGTAGAAACATGGCTGATTTTTCCTTCTACACGCCGAACACCAAAGCCCTCACTGAATTTGCGTAAATATTTTGCGTATAGGCTCGCATCCAAATGAAAGGCATAATTCAACCCATTATTCGGTAAATGGGAAAACAAATGCTCTTCTGCAGCACGGCGCTCAAGGCAATAGTGGCCAAATTCTTCCGCAATTCCCAACTCCTTTCCGCGCAACCAGAAATGTTGGAATCCCGCAGCCCAACAATCTTTTCCGGTTACACCAAACGCGTGCAAATATTTATGGTTTAACTGGCGCCAGTTTTCAAACTGGATGCCCAATTTAAAGGTGGCGTTGGTTTCGCGCATAAATTCGCGCTCATTAATTTCCAACAATTTGTGAAAAAACACCATAGTGGGAATAGTCGCCTCGCCAACGCCTACGGTGCCAATCTCATCTGATTCAATTAACGTAATCTTGACCGCTTTGCCTAATAGCTTCCCTAATGCTGCAGCAGCCATCCACCCGGCAGTACCACCGCCAGCGATAATAATATTTTCTATTTTTTTCATAGCAATTCCAGGGTTTATTTATTTTTATCAGTTTTCTAATAAAAAACGGCCACAGAGTGTGTGGCCGTTTCCTTAGCGTTACAGCAATTACCGATTAAAACTTGTAGCGCGCGCCGATGTTAAAGCGTGGCCCGGTTTGTACTGCAGCAATCACCATATTTTCATGGCGGCCGCGAGCACGGGTGGTTTCATCAGTGATATTAATGCCCTCAGCAAACACACTGAGGTTTTCATTAATTTCGTAGCTGACATTCACATCGATCTGACCATAAGCTTCTACGTAAATCGGGTTGCGCTCGCCATTGCCATCGAAAGTGGAATTGAGAAATTCATCGCGCCAGTTATAGGCGATACGCGCCTGGAATCCATCTTTATCATAGAAACCAATCAGGTTGGCTGAATCACTCAAACCCAACAAGGCAAACTGGTTAACAACGCCTTCACCTTTGTTGGTGTTGTAGTTGTCATAGCTAATGTCGCCATTGACAGTAGTGACGTTGAACATGCCACCAAAACCACTTTCACCAAACAAATGTTGTACCGCAAATTCCCAACCATCAATTGAGGCTTCTTTTTGGTTGAACGGTGCAATGATGGTGAATTGCGTTAACGCATCACCTTGTGATGCATCGCCAACAATCGGCGCACCACCACTTTGTGCAAGCAGATAATTCAGTATCGCTAACGCATCTGACGAACCGGTAGCTGCAGCAGCCGCAGCGTATCTATCGCCTTGTGCAGGATGTGCCAAATTGAAAATAGTCGATTGATAACTGTCGTTACCGATAAAATTTTCAACATTTTTTTTGTAATAACCCAGCGACACATAACTACCTTCAGCGTAATACCACTCGGCAGAAATATCGAAGTTGGTGGATTCAAACGGATTTAGATCCGGGTTGCCAGAATTACCAGTACCGCCATTAAAACGCACTGGCTGATTGATGGTCACACCACCTTGAATATCGCTGTAATTCGGGCGTGCAATGGTCACGCTGTAAGATGCACGTGCAACTACATCTTCCATCAGCTCAATATCGAAATCGACATTAGGCAACCAGTTGTCATATTCACCGGGCAATTCGGTAAAGGTAGAGCCTTGCGCGATTGGGGTAAATTCGTTTGCTGCAGCCCACACCAGCGAGGTGTAATTCGGTACTAAGGCTTTGGCAGTAATTTCAGTTTCTTCGTAGCGCACACCTACACCCAAATTCACTGGCATAGTGCCCCAATCCCACCCGAGATTGGTTTGTACATAAGCAGCTGATTGCTCTTCCAAGGCACGGCGATCAGTAGAATATTCTGGATTTGAGCAAAGTTTTGGTTGCGCACCGCAGTAATAAAATTGCGCTGAGGTATCGCCATATTTTAACGACGCTGCGGCGATGGCATCACTAAAGCCATGAAAATCTACCGCGTAGTAATGCGGCTCAAGATTAGGATTATTGGAGCCCGAAATACTGTCAAATTCGTTCGCCAGATTTTTCTGGGTAAACAAATTATCGGCAAAATCTTCAGCAACACCATACCCGCCCCAAGTATCGCGCTGTGCATTGGAGAAGGCTGAGCGGTTACTGTTGTCGGTTAATGAAATACCGGCTTCAATGCTTTTCAACAAACTATTATCGAATTCATATTTGGCATCGAGTTTGGTTTGTTCAATTTCAGACAGCATGTAGCTGTTGCGGAAACTGGTTCCTGACGATTGGAATTTGCTCGCATCAAGCCCCTTCCCATCAAGATAAGTAATATCCATCACCGGGAAATCTTGCGAATAATCCACAGTGGTAGATGCGCGATTGAAATGCACTGCAGTCACTACGTTGTTGGTACCACGCCAATCTTTTGCACCGGCTTCTGCATCAGAATCGTGATAATCGAGCACCAATGTCAATTGATCGGTTGGTTGCCATTTCACATTCAAACCAACAGAGTTACCTTCGTTGATGGTACCCCAGTTACCGACACCCATTCCGATATCTGCCTGGCTTGCATCGCTATAGACGATAGGACCAACCACTGAGCCAACCTGATTGGTGCCTTGGGTGTATTCACCACCGGTGGGCAAACCGTTAAACCAGGCAGACAGTTCCTGACGGCGTTGCTCTACATCCTGCTCGTAATAGGTGTAATCCGCGGTGGCAGTAATGGTCTCTGTTGGTGCCCACTGCAGGGTCAACTGGCCATTGGTACGTTTGCGCTGCATATCGTTAATGCTGTACAACAAATTGCGCGGTACAGAATACACATCTTTTTCTTGCGGGCGATTTTCAAAACTGCCGTCAGAAGGCAGCGAGCCCCAATCGCCAGCAGTACCGGCGATGGTGTACCAGCCACTGCTGGTTTCTGCTGCGTTATATCCGCTATCGCGCTCCTGATACGAGCCTGTCAAGGCAACACCAAACGTGCCTTCTGCGAAAGTCGTACTGAAAATACCGGAGACTTCGGGAGTGAGATCCGAACCGGTGCGATTGGATTGGTCGTTCACCGCCTTCACACCAACCGATGCCAGGGTTTCACCCACTTCCAACGGCTTTGCGGTTTTGATATTGATCAGCGCACCTATACCGCCGGTGGATAAATTCGCACGGCCGGTTTTGTGAATGTCTACGCCCGCCACACTTTCTGCAGCGAGGTTATCAAACAAAAATGAACGCGAGTTGGATGCAGAAGTCGCCTCCAAACTGGCTGCCGGCATTTGGCGACCATTCAAAGTAATCACGTTATAGTCAGAGCCAAAACCGCGCACGGTCACACGGCTACCTTCGCCGTTATTGCGATCAATGGAAACGCCGGTGATACGCTGCAAGGATTCCGCGAGGTTGGTATCGGGCATCTTGCCGATATCTTCTGCTGAAATTGCATCAACTACGCCCGCGCTATTGCGTTTGACATCCATCGATTGCACCAGCGATCCGCGGATACCGGTGACAACCACTTCTTCAACTTGCCCTTCATCCTGCGCCATTGCCAGATTGCCGGACATGCCGCCCACTAAGGCTGCAATGGTGGAGCAGAGCACTCTCCGCTTCATGGTGAGGTGTTTCATTATCTTATTCCCCTGGTGTTGTTATCTGTTTAAACGATAAACAGCACCCCGGTTCCATCAACCAGCCTTGCATAGCAATAGCAGATGAAACAGGCACTGTTAATTCGATCACGTTAACGTTAACATTCGACCATCAAATTAGCAACATGGAAAATAATTATAAAAACCAAGGAAGGTTATAACCGATTGGCACTCAATCCATCAAATGCCATGTGCGGCGCGTTATTGCAGGGTTTCAACCCGATTACGACCACCGGATTTCGCCAGATACAAGGCGCGATCAGCGCGGGCAAAGAAATGAACTAAGGTCTCTACCCCACCAAATTCCGCCACCCCAAAGCTGCCGGTGATCTGCAGGGTTTTATTACCTAATTGGAATTGCTCTGCTGCCATGACTTCGCGTAATTTTTCTGCAACTCCTTGCGCGGCATCGAGCGAGGTTTGTTTTAGCAAAATCAAAAATTCTTCACCACCCCAGCGACATAGCACATCGCCATTGCGCAAACTATTTTCAAGCAGCCGTGCAACACGCATGATCACCCTGTCACCCGTCAGGTGGCCGTGACTGTCGTTAATATTTTTGAAATGATCGATATCGAGCAGAATCATCGATAGTGGTGTTTTTGCCCGATGTGCTTCATGCACGGCTTGCTCAAACATCAATTCAAAAGCATGGCGGTTGAGTAATCCAGTGAGCGAATCGGTTGCTGCAACGTTTTCCAAGCGACGCTGAAAACGGTTGACGCTATACAAACACAGCAACAACACCAAGGCAGTCACCAATGCACTGATTGCAATATTCCCCACAAAAACTTGCTGTACTTTGGCAATTTCAGCATCTTCGGTTTGTTCAACCACCAGATACCAATTGAACTCAGGAATATAACGTGAGCTGAGCATAATTTTGCCCGCTTCATTTTCATATTCCAGATTGGTGGGCTGGGTATTTTTATTGATAATTTTATCGGCAATTGTCGTGATGCCAGGTAATTCATGGATAGAACCTTTGTGCAATTCCCCTGTCTTCGCCGAGACAATAATGTCCCCCTGGTCATTCACAAAATAGACCCTGCGATTAAAGCGTTTCTGGATATCGTCAATCACACGAGCGAGGGATTCCAAAGGAACACCGATTCCCGTTGCACCGATAAAATTTCCTTCGTAATCAAATACGCGATAATTAATAAATACTGTCACAGTATCGTTATTGGCCAGATCCACATCCAGATTCATTTCGTAAGCGTGTTTCATATCGCGTACGCGAAAAAACCAGGTATCGCGCGGTTCGGTTTCTTTTACGGTTTTGAGAATACCTTGGGGATAATAATAATGGCGGGTTTTATCCGAGACCAAAAAACTGCTGACCGCGCTGTATTCTTGCTTCACTTCATTTAAATAGCGCGTAATTTGCGATGCATCTTGTTCGCCGGACAAAATCCAGTCGCGCACAAATGTGTCGCTGGCCATTAATGATGAGATAAACGTAGGGCGCAGCACATCGCGCTGGATTTCTGAATAGATATTATCGCCTGTCAGGGGTAGCCCCTGGTCGATGATCGAATGGCGGATTTGATCGCGGGATACCCAATAGCTGGCCAAACTGGTGGCAAGGAAACCCATGATCAAAATTGCACCTAACCACACCAGCAAACTGTATTTCTTCCAAAACACACTGAACATCAATCAACTTCCTGCCTCTAATTTTCAGGAAGTCTAGCAGAGCATTCCGCTACAAACCCGATTGTTTTATCGGGCCGATAATAAAAAGCCCGGCCTAAGCCGGGCAAAAGACAGACCCAAACAGACAATCAACTTTCAACGGACTCATCAAACGATAAAGGTCACACAGTACACTTACAGGCTTTAAGTGCTGCCTTATATTCAAGCTCCAATGCTTTCAAGGTTGCCAAGGCTGTCGCAGCTGCAGTTGTCAGCCCCGCGGTTTTCGCTTTCTCGGCGGTTGTTGCTGCAACAGCGGTGTTATAGGTAGCAGTTGCTGTATTCACCGCTTGTGTTGCTGGAGCAATCAGCTGCTGCGCCGTGTTGGCCTCGGCAAGTGCCGCAGTAATTTGTTCGATCAATGTGTTGTACTTGGTCACCAGATTATTGTAGGCCGTTAATTTGGCAGACTTGGTTGTTGCGGTTGCTGAATTGTAGGCGGTCAACGCCGTATTCAATTGGGTAACCAGTGGATCAACTTTGGCGACTAGCCCATTGTATTTGGCAACGGCTTTTTCATAGGTTTTAGTGGCAGTAGTCAGGCTTCTTGTCGCGGCAGTCAGATTGGTTTTGGCCGTTCTTTCTGCTGTGGTTTTTTCTGCAATGGCAACTTTATTGGCAGCCACTGCCGCAGCAGCGGACGAATGCGCAGCGCGTGCAACTTCCACTTTATTTTTCAACACTGCTGCATCGGAATTACTCACACTGCTTGCAGAACTTGATGATTTGCTGGACGATTTATTGGAAGAAGGCGCTGCGCTGGAACTGGATTTTGATGACGATGATGCAGCACTCGATGCAGGCGCACCCGCGTAAAAATTGGCGATTTGCGGCCCGGTAATATTGAGCGCATAACGCGCATCAGCACCGCTGGTTGTGTTATTGCGATCAACACCGCAGGGTTGGTTTTTACAGGTCACTAAATCCGGATTGGAAAATTTGTAAACTTTGCCATCCCAGTAGTCCACGTTGAATTCATTCTGATAGGCCATCACAGTTGTAAATGAATTAACAACACCATACCCCAATGCGTAATGCAATACGCCACCAACACCATCCTGTTTGCGCGAATGTTTTAAACCCATGTTATGGCCAAGCTCGTGGGCAGTGACAAAATCGCCGCAAGAATTAATCGCCACATGGGAAAACATATAGGCTTTGTGGCCAGCACTCATGGTGCCATTACTGCCACCTACCCAGGCAACACCACAACTGCCGTGAATTTGTTTGTAGGGGCGATACAAAATCACCATATCGGCTTTTGCTTGTTCACGCGCGGCAGCAACGCCACTGAAGGCTGCATCCTGATTGAAGGTGATCGCATTCAATGCCGTTTCAGCAGCATTGTCATCGGTGTAACTGACCTTCATGGTTTTAGCAACGCGCACTTCAAGATCGACACCACTATCGGCGTAAATTTGATTGGTAACTTGGAAGATTTGATTGATACGAGTGGTAGGATCGCCACCGTAAAGTGCTGCAGCACCATCGGTATAAACCACTAATACATCGATTGCTGTCGATGCCGCCAATGCGGGAAAGGTTAACGCAGATAAAATAATTGCAGCGGTAGAACGAACCACTTTTTGTACGAAAGTTTTCATAAAAGTTTCTCTGTTGACTTTACTAAAAACCCTCCGTGATTAACAAAAGATGGAACCCATTTTCCAAATTTCGATGCGCATCCATTAAAGCCAAACCGCACTAACCGCTATGTTTTTTTACTCATTACCATCTGCCCCCAATAAAATATTTTGTTTGTATTACTCATGATCATGCGCATGAGGAATTTCAAGATAATCGTTTTTTCCCGGCTCCGATAATTCAAACTCGGAAGGGTTTTTATACACCCAACCACTACCGTTCACTGACTCCAGCGTGTAACTGCCTTGCGGTGTGGTGATGGTGGCAAATACTGAATTGCCGCCATAAGTCATCACCACCGGATATTCATCGCCATGGCCTTCCAAGTACCCGCGCCAGCTGTAATCCCCGTTGGGATTTTCATGGCTGGATGCCACCTTGGCGACCAATTCACTTCCGCCTGGCAACATCAATTTCACTTGCTCGCCCACACCGGGATACGCGGGGGAATCCATATCCACACTCACCGGTTCATAATCCACTACTGCATCCGGCAGGGGAATCGCAGGGGAAACCTGCGGGTCGGCCTGCCAGGCATTTGTCGCTGTGCTTGTGTCCAAAACCGTGCCTGTGTCAGACGTTGTCGCCTTTGCTTGCATCGCCGCTTGCCCAATCAGGGCATCCTGCGCTTGCTGCAGTGCAGCTTCGGCATTTACCAACGCATCAGGATCAAGCGAAAGCTGGGCAACGGGCGCAGGCTGTAGTTCTTGCAAGCGCTCGTCGGGCTGCAATATATGGCTATTACGGGAGACCTGATACAACACCAGCAATACGGCAACCACAACAAACACCCAGTAGATGCGCTTTAGGTTGCTACCGGAACTGCGTGACATACAGGCATCCTGATCAATAATTCACCTGTATAAAATTAAGACAAAGACCGAAAATTAGCCAGTTTTTATTACCTTAAGTGAAAAAATAATCTAATTTTTATTTATTTTTAAAAATAAAATTATTAAAAATCAGAATAAAGTAATTAAACGAGTTTTTCTTAGCTGATGAAAACGATGAACAGCAGACAATAAAGATGAATAACGGACAATAAAAAAGGCAGCCGG belongs to Cellvibrio sp. pealriver and includes:
- a CDS encoding tryptophan halogenase family protein, with protein sequence MKKIENIIIAGGGTAGWMAAAALGKLLGKAVKITLIESDEIGTVGVGEATIPTMVFFHKLLEINEREFMRETNATFKLGIQFENWRQLNHKYLHAFGVTGKDCWAAGFQHFWLRGKELGIAEEFGHYCLERRAAEEHLFSHLPNNGLNYAFHLDASLYAKYLRKFSEGFGVRRVEGKISHVSTAESNGFIEAITLESGARLEADFFIDCTGFRALLMEQALHTGYEDWSHWLPCDSAIAVQTESTSAPVPYTRSIARTAGWQWRIPLQHRVGNGLVYCSQYLDDESAKKLLLNNIDGEPLNAPRVIKFRTGRRLKQWNKNCLAVGLSSGFLEPLESTSIHLIQQNIIRFLRMFPAGGVVQSDIDEFNRQAEFDIAHIRDFIILHYHVTERNDSEFWRYCRTMEVPESLRHRIQLFKETGRVFRDGNELFDDSWQQVMIGQGLMPKHHHPLVDTMSKEELQTFLQQISKNIDYTLAILSSHEEYVEHYCK
- a CDS encoding TonB-dependent receptor, with translation MKHLTMKRRVLCSTIAALVGGMSGNLAMAQDEGQVEEVVVTGIRGSLVQSMDVKRNSAGVVDAISAEDIGKMPDTNLAESLQRITGVSIDRNNGEGSRVTVRGFGSDYNVITLNGRQMPAASLEATSASNSRSFLFDNLAAESVAGVDIHKTGRANLSTGGIGALINIKTAKPLEVGETLASVGVKAVNDQSNRTGSDLTPEVSGIFSTTFAEGTFGVALTGSYQERDSGYNAAETSSGWYTIAGTAGDWGSLPSDGSFENRPQEKDVYSVPRNLLYSINDMQRKRTNGQLTLQWAPTETITATADYTYYEQDVEQRRQELSAWFNGLPTGGEYTQGTNQVGSVVGPIVYSDASQADIGMGVGNWGTINEGNSVGLNVKWQPTDQLTLVLDYHDSDAEAGAKDWRGTNNVVTAVHFNRASTTVDYSQDFPVMDITYLDGKGLDASKFQSSGTSFRNSYMLSEIEQTKLDAKYEFDNSLLKSIEAGISLTDNSNRSAFSNAQRDTWGGYGVAEDFADNLFTQKNLANEFDSISGSNNPNLEPHYYAVDFHGFSDAIAAASLKYGDTSAQFYYCGAQPKLCSNPEYSTDRRALEEQSAAYVQTNLGWDWGTMPVNLGVGVRYEETEITAKALVPNYTSLVWAAANEFTPIAQGSTFTELPGEYDNWLPNVDFDIELMEDVVARASYSVTIARPNYSDIQGGVTINQPVRFNGGTGNSGNPDLNPFESTNFDISAEWYYAEGSYVSLGYYKKNVENFIGNDSYQSTIFNLAHPAQGDRYAAAAAATGSSDALAILNYLLAQSGGAPIVGDASQGDALTQFTIIAPFNQKEASIDGWEFAVQHLFGESGFGGMFNVTTVNGDISYDNYNTNKGEGVVNQFALLGLSDSANLIGFYDKDGFQARIAYNWRDEFLNSTFDGNGERNPIYVEAYGQIDVNVSYEINENLSVFAEGINITDETTRARGRHENMVIAAVQTGPRFNIGARYKF
- a CDS encoding sensor domain-containing diguanylate cyclase, producing MFSVFWKKYSLLVWLGAILIMGFLATSLASYWVSRDQIRHSIIDQGLPLTGDNIYSEIQRDVLRPTFISSLMASDTFVRDWILSGEQDASQITRYLNEVKQEYSAVSSFLVSDKTRHYYYPQGILKTVKETEPRDTWFFRVRDMKHAYEMNLDVDLANNDTVTVFINYRVFDYEGNFIGATGIGVPLESLARVIDDIQKRFNRRVYFVNDQGDIIVSAKTGELHKGSIHELPGITTIADKIINKNTQPTNLEYENEAGKIMLSSRYIPEFNWYLVVEQTEDAEIAKVQQVFVGNIAISALVTALVLLLCLYSVNRFQRRLENVAATDSLTGLLNRHAFELMFEQAVHEAHRAKTPLSMILLDIDHFKNINDSHGHLTGDRVIMRVARLLENSLRNGDVLCRWGGEEFLILLKQTSLDAAQGVAEKLREVMAAEQFQLGNKTLQITGSFGVAEFGGVETLVHFFARADRALYLAKSGGRNRVETLQ
- a CDS encoding M12 family metallo-peptidase, producing MKTFVQKVVRSTAAIILSALTFPALAASTAIDVLVVYTDGAAALYGGDPTTRINQIFQVTNQIYADSGVDLEVRVAKTMKVSYTDDNAAETALNAITFNQDAAFSGVAAAREQAKADMVILYRPYKQIHGSCGVAWVGGSNGTMSAGHKAYMFSHVAINSCGDFVTAHELGHNMGLKHSRKQDGVGGVLHYALGYGVVNSFTTVMAYQNEFNVDYWDGKVYKFSNPDLVTCKNQPCGVDRNNTTSGADARYALNITGPQIANFYAGAPASSAASSSSKSSSSAAPSSNKSSSKSSSSASSVSNSDAAVLKNKVEVARAAHSSAAAAVAANKVAIAEKTTAERTAKTNLTAATRSLTTATKTYEKAVAKYNGLVAKVDPLVTQLNTALTAYNSATATTKSAKLTAYNNLVTKYNTLIEQITAALAEANTAQQLIAPATQAVNTATATYNTAVAATTAEKAKTAGLTTAAATALATLKALELEYKAALKACKCTV